The Humulus lupulus chromosome 3, drHumLupu1.1, whole genome shotgun sequence genome window below encodes:
- the LOC133824593 gene encoding probable plastid-lipid-associated protein 13, chloroplastic, which translates to MVLAAVGLRHGSTRGSTTVLYQLFAVSTIHSCCSSSSSVSSTTTSLPMFPVTDRRSSCLERLNLTPRPTTLPFLEGRWSFKWVGSRSPGLFAAKFISERFPSNLANLSKMDMVIKDGYARVMANMRVLNSIETKFTLSTKLTVEGPLRMREEYTGGVFETPKVIEEMVPEQLKGALGQAANTIHQLPVPVRDAFTGGLRVPLMFGLIFLVLCPGNNCCTGQNPVLSAC; encoded by the exons ATGGTGCTTGCGGCAGTGGGTCTACGGCATggctcgactcgtgggtctaccACGGTCTTGTACCAGCTATTTGCTGTCTCTACAATCCATTCCTGTTGTTCGTCGTCTTCCTCCGTCTCATCTACCACAACTTCCCTCCCCATGTTTCCCGTCACCGACCGAAGAAGCTCGTGCCTTGAGCGGCTTAATCTGACGCCTCGTCCAACGAC GTTGCCATTCTTGGAGGGTCGGTGGAGTTTCAAATGGGTTGGGTCTAGAAGCCCAGGTTTATTTGCTGCCAAATTCATATCCGA GAGATTTCCCTCAAATTTGGCTAATTTGTCGAAAATGGATATGGTGATCAAGGATGGATATGCAAGAGTTATGGCAAACATGAGAGTTTTGAACTCG ATAGAAACCAAGTTTACTCTGTCAACAAAATTGACTGTTGAAGGGCCACTTCGAATGAGAGAGGAATACACAGGAGGGGTTTTTGAGACACCAAAGGTTATTGAAGAAATGGTGCCAGAACAACTTAAAGGTGCACTTGGTCAGGCAGCAAACACAATACATCAACTTCCTGTACCTGTTAGGGATGCTTTCACTGGTGGTCTGAGAGTTCCTTTGA TGTTTGGTCTGATATTTCTTGTTCTTTGTCCTGGAAATAACTGTTGTACGGGACAGAACCCTGTCCTTTCAGCCTGTTAA